A genomic region of Dioscorea cayenensis subsp. rotundata cultivar TDr96_F1 chromosome 25, TDr96_F1_v2_PseudoChromosome.rev07_lg8_w22 25.fasta, whole genome shotgun sequence contains the following coding sequences:
- the LOC120252946 gene encoding transcription factor LHW-like → MGALLRDALRRLCVEIGWSYAVFWRSIGSRNPMHLVWSDGHCERPVDISGFDAMDMLLKERGAARSSGNDRVSEIRGVAGDRLSMLVKTTMASQVHVVGDGIIGKAALTGNHWWILRDLLDGSTSDCLGEMRPQFLAGIQTIAIIPVLPFGVVQLGSTQSVIENIGFVSHVRCLFSQFGHTPGALSCYPTQNVLGVFQGKNSQMHESPAIPTANCPSKKICEGMGRSLPSIADGCSPQSGRSSSRVSVSQPSYSSLVHDKLESGASKVAANDVSTPTVHSEMCQQIIDPVINPVHLNNPLERVPMEVQKEFGMPFVSSDHPTSRYSGSLEESPVNNREPLRRRSNRFISSIPLTDLDDIALFDGMKSLVDANAIGKTGSLPPGIKKTLKIPCFPARTGSSNIKNGAKDANSQPMFVEDSTYAGSVKQDSQNVVTSRVQEQDNNLFEATDILPTELGKQGSSYNSCFGALPDCWINSSDPFTEERQYPNTEFDTGVLVNSQNKISEKSGHVNAVTQHSSQVLLQPGSGNDLFDVLGVEYKSNHCYASLDEIEQADQFNAIEMDTGVSTCFTQLDTGSIYDSLNYENSCNGNFLEDYHDQLLDAVVSKAKSSAKQNSDDNVSCKTSITNISNSSLCASPASGWVSSSEQMENNYLGLLPMLLRTEAASSGAAKSACSSDKTEDCHTRNASYKSQVIPCFEIGQSIKRISATSAPNKQVDDTGKLTRKRSRPGESPRPRPKDRQMIQDRVKELREIVPNGAKCSIDALLEKTIKHMLFLQSVTKHADKLKETGEPKIVNKEGGILLKDNFEGGATWAFEVGNQSMVCPIIVEDLNPPRQMLVEMLCEERGLFLEIADLIRGLGLTILKGVMESREDKIWARFAVEANRDVTRMEIFLSLVRLLEPTMGGHIIPVGIDNASMPQILVPQCSIPATGLSDLLG, encoded by the exons ATGGGGGCGTTGCTGAGGGATGCACTGCGGCGCCTCTGTGTTGAGATCGGCTGGTCCTACGCTGTCTTTTGGCGTTCGATCGGCTCCCGGAACCCCAT GCATTTGGTTTGGAGTGATGGCCATTGTGAAAGACCTGTCGATATTTCTGGGTTTGATGCTATGGACATGCTTCTCAAGGAACGTGGTGCTGCTAGGAGTTCTGGAAATGATCGGGTTAGTGAGATCAGGGGTGTAGCAGGGGACAGATTGAGCATGCTGGTTAAGACGACGATGGCATCCCAGGTCCATGTAGTTGGGGATGG AATAATTGGGAAAGCTGCTCTGACTGGAAACCACTGGTGGATTCTTCGAGATTTGCTTGATGGATCTACATCTGAT TGCTTGGGTGAGATGAGACCCCAATTTCTGGCAGGCATACAG ACAATTGCAATCATCCCTGTGCTTCCGTTTGGCGTTGTGCAACTTGGTTCCACCCAGTCG GTTATTGAAAACATTGGGTTCGTAAGCCATGTCAGGTGTTTGTTTTCGCAGTTTGGGCATACTCCTGGAGCCCTTTCATGTTATCCCACTCAAAATGTGCTGGGAGTATTTCAGGGGAAAAACAGTCAAATGCATGAATCACCTGCAATACCAACTGCTAACTGCCCttccaaaaaaatttgtgaaggGATGGGTAGATCCTTGCCATCAATTGCTGATGGATGCAGTCCTCAATCTGGCAGAAGTTCATCAAGGGTATCTGTTAGCCAGCCTTCTTATTCTTCACTTGTGCATGACAAACTAGAATCTGGTGCATCAAAAGTTGCAGCCAATGATGTATCAACTCCAACTGTTCATAGTGAAATGTGCCAACAAATCATTGATCCTGTTATCAATCCAGTTCATTTGAATAACCCACTAGAAAGGGTGCCTATGGAAGTTCAGAAGGAATTTGGCATGCCATTTGTCAGTTCAGATCATCCGACATCTAGATATAGTGGTTCACTGGAGGAGTCACCAGTAAATAACAGGGAACCACTTCGGCGTAGGTCAAACAGATTTATCAGCTCCATTCCATTGACAGATTTAGATGATATAGCATTATTTGATGGGATGAAATCATTGGTTGATGCAAATGCTATTGGAAAAACTGGTTCACTTCCTCCTGGAATCAAGAAGACCCTCAAGATTCCATGTTTTCCTGCTCGTACTGGTTCATCCAATATCAAGAATGGTGCAAAAGATGCAAATAGTCAACCTATGTTTGTTGAGGATTCCACATATGCTGGCTCTGTGAAGCAAGATTCTCAGAATGTAGTAACTTCCAGAGTGCAGGAAcaagataataatttatttgaagCTACTGATATACTTCCCACTGAACTTGGTAAACAAGGTTCCTCTTATAACTCCTGCTTTGGCGCTCTACCAGATTGCTGGATCAACAGTTCAGATCCTTTCACAGAAGAGCGACAATACCCAAATACTGAATTTGATACTGGGGTTTTGGTGAACAGTCAGAATAAGATTTCAGAAAAGTCTGGTCATGTGAATGCAGTGACTCAACACTCCTCACAGGTGCTGCTGCAACCTGGTTCAGGGAATGACTTGTTTGATGTGTTGGGTGTTGAATACAAGTCAAATCATTGTTATGCAAGCTTAGATGAGATTGAACAGGCTGATCAGTTTAATGCTATTGAAATGGATACAGGTGTCTCAACTTGCTTTACTCAGTTGGATACAGGCTCCATTTACGATtcattaaattatgaaaattccTGCAATGGTAATTTCTTGGAGGATTATCATGACCAACTATTGGATGCAGTAGTTTCAAAAGCGAAGTCTAGTGCTAAACAAAACTCAGATGATAATGTATCTTGTAAGACCTCCATAACAAATATCAGCAATTCTTCATTATGTGCCAGCCCTGCATCTGGTTGGGTGTCTTCATCAGAGCAGATGGAGAACAATTATTTGGGTCTTTTACCAATGCTATTAAGGACTGAAGCTGCTAGTTCTGGTGCTGCCAAATCTGCCTGCAGTAGTGATAAAACTGAAGATTGTCATACAAGGAATGCAAGCTACAAATCTCAAGTAATTCCCTGCTTTGAAATTGGTCAGAGCATAAAGCGTATTAGTGCAACAAGTGCACCAAACAAACAGGTAGATGATACTGGCAAGTTGACTCGAAAGAGATCTAGACCGGGAGAGAGTCCCAGACCTCGACCCAAAGACCGTCAGATGATCCAGGACCGTGTCAAAGAGCTTCGTGAAATTGTACCTAATGGGGCAAAG TGTAGCATAGATGCTTTACTGGAAAAGACCATCAAGCACATGCTTTTCTTGCAAAGTGTCACCAAACATGCTGATAAGCTGAAGGAAACTGGTGAACCCAAG ATTGTCAATAAGGAAGGCGGCATACTCTTAAAAGACAATTTTGAGGGTGGCGCGACCTGGGCATTTGAAGTTGGAAATCAATCCATGGTTTGTCCAATAATTGTTGAAGATCTGAACCCCCCTCGGCAAATGCTTGTGGAG ATGCTCTGTGAGGAGCGCGGTTTGTTTCTAGAAATAGCTGACTTGATAAGAGGATTAGGACTGACTATTTTGAAGGGAGTAATGGAATCTCGTGAAGACAAAATCTGGGCCCGCTTTGCTGTTGAG GCAAATAGAGATGTGACACGGATGGAAATATTTCTATCGCTTGTGCGTTTACTAGAGCCAACCATGGGAGGTCACATAATACCAGTTGGAATCGACAATGCCTCAATGCCACAAATTCTAGTTCCACAATGTTCTATCCCTGCAACGGGCCTTTCTGATCTCTTGGGGTGA